Proteins encoded by one window of Culicoides brevitarsis isolate CSIRO-B50_1 chromosome 2, AGI_CSIRO_Cbre_v1, whole genome shotgun sequence:
- the LOC134828501 gene encoding zinc finger protein 62-like, protein MEETADLCSDFIIFTNFADICRLCALKYEKIEGIINEEIAEKIRKLFGITINTYESHKICEICQASLIAFENFYDRVKEGQKFFEQEILSTQFPSDIVKLDNIQDDFPIFLENTPAEELLELSKDDLMNLCEDLHEEKNTEDTKISFDIDFDDSNVAPSKRTAYRNLKKDALINEFYVFICPSCDILIPTWTDYREHLMQDHAIQRPKLRCCDTSLECERWSLLGHYLFHKSPEMLQCKKCGKQFNSIRPLRKHYKETHNKISKSEEKKFECDLCGTFVSTRSSMIYHMKRRHLPSKAEDEQILCSFCAKSFKTKEQFNQHYRYYHEETTEKCPHCGIVKKLEHLRMHIKRVHRENRVKCEFCEKEFLNKIKLKGHQVQVHVEPKFECDICLKKFKTKAKMSDHRATHFNILRFKCDLCDHMNNDYGNMTKHRKSKHRDVPYLPRGTARKVFEIGRQ, encoded by the exons ATGGAGGAGACAGCGGATTTGTGCTCAGACTtcataatatttacaaattttgccgATATTTGCCGGCTTTGTGccctaaaatatgaaaaaatcgaaggAATTATCAATGAAgaaattgctgaaaaaataagaaaattatttggaataacg ataAATACTTACGAATCGCAcaaaatatgtgaaatttGTCAAGCGAGTCTTATTGCCTTCGAAAATTTCTACGATCGCGTAAAAgagggtcaaaaatttttcgagcaaGAAATTTTATCGACTCAATTCCCATCGGATATCGTAAAATTAGACAACATTCAAGATGATTTCCcgatttttctcgaaaatacTCCAGCTGAAGAACTGTTGGAATTGTCAAAAGAcgatttgatgaatttatgtGAAGATcttcatgaagaaaaaaataccgaaGACACCAAAATCTCGTTCGACATCGACTTTGATGACTCAAATGTGGCTCCTTCCAAAAGAACTGCCTACCGAAACTTGAAAAAAGACGCTCTAATCAacgaattttacgtttttatctGTCCTTCGTGCGACATTTTAATTCCTACCTGGACCGATTATCGCGAGCACCTCATGCAAGATCACGCCATTCAGCGTCCCAAGTTGCGATGTTGCGACACGAGTTTGGAATGTGAGCGTTGGAGCTTATTAGGTCACTATTTGTTCCACAAATCGCCGGAAATGCTGCAATGCAAAAAGTGCGGGAAGCAATTTAACAGTATTCGACCTCTGAGGAAGCATTACAAAGAGACACAcaataaaatatctaaatctgaagaaaaaaaatttgaatgcgaTTTATGCGGAACTTTCGTTTCGACGCGGAGCTCCATGATTTATCACATGAAACGACGACATTTGCCTTCAAAAGCAGAAGATGAACAGATTTTGTGTAGTTTTTGTGCGAAATCGTTCAAAACGAAGGAACAATTTAATCAACATTATCGGTATTATCACGAAGAAACGACGGAAAAATGTCCGCATTGCGGAATTGTGAAGAAATTGGAACATTTGCGGATGCATATTAAACGGGTGCATCGTGAAAATCGcgtaaaatgtgaattttgtgaaaaggaatttttgaataaaataaagttgaaaGGACATCAAGTTCAAGTGCATGTCGAGCCGAAATTCGAATGCGATATTTGcttgaaaaagtttaagaCAAAAGCCAAAATGAGCGATCACAGAGCtacacattttaatattttgagattcaa atgtGACTTATGTGACCACATGAACAACGATTATGGCAACATGACGAAACACAGGAAATCCAAACATCGAGATGTGCCATATTTACCTCGAGGAACCGctagaaaagtttttgaaataggAAGACAATAA
- the LOC134828502 gene encoding zinc finger protein 813-like, with amino-acid sequence MTTSIETTNIKKLCRVCLFNENYSNNNNDEQQQRDEACNDNPKMFSIHKTMIGKYLVRELISNITQGDGYPENVCETCLEKLRVANFIQMQCMTTHSLLRETLRPKISGLPSNAKTFKCAHCNAVFAKRMNLLNHIKSHVQRKFTCHFCGLQFIRSDHLKCHQDVKHAEIVNKNFRCDLCPFESYLKQNLRVHMRVHLTNKKLFQCGYCEKSYSYHCDLKRHVMQHENNSPYRCEACDKSFYSKSNLKVHQRIHLGIKQYKCRECKQQFSQNVCLVNHVRALHSKKG; translated from the exons ATGACGACTTCAATTGAAACCacgaacatcaaaaaattgtgtagagtttgtttgtttaacgaAAATTACTCGAACAACAATAATGACGAGCAGCAGCAGCGTGATGAAGCGTGCAACGACAACCCAAAAATGTTCTCGATCCATAAGACAATGATAGGCAAATATTTGGTCCgagaattaatttcgaat ATAACGCAAGGCGATGGCTATCCCGAAAATGTGTGTGAAACATGCTTAGAAAAGTTACGTGTCgccaatttcattcaaatgcaATGCATGACGACACATTCGCTGCTTCGTGAAACGCTCCGACCAAAGATTTCTGGCTTACCCTCAAACGCCAAGACCTTCAAGTGCGCCCATTGCAATGCCGTCTTCGCCAAACGCATGAATTTGCTCAATCACATCAAATCGCACGTCCAGCGGAAATTCACGTGTCACTTTTGTGGGCTGCAATTCATCCGGAGCGACCATCTCAAGTGTCATCAAGACGTGAAACATGcggaaattgtaaataaaaattttcgttgcgATTTGTGCCCGTTCGAGTCGTATCTCAAGCAGAATTTGAGGGTTCACATGCGGGTGCACTTGAcaaataagaaactttttcagTGCGGATACTGCGAGAAAAGTTACTCGTACCATTGTGATCTCAAGCGACATGTGATGCAACACGAGAATAATTCGCCGTATCGGTGTGAGGCGTGCGACAAGAGTTTTTACAGCAAATCAAACCTAAAAGTGCATCAAAGAATCCATTTGGGCATCAAACAGTACAAATGTCGCGAGTGTAAGCAACAATTCTCGCAAAATGTTTGCTTAGTTAATCATGTTAGAGCGTTGCATAGTAAAAagggataa
- the LOC134830617 gene encoding uncharacterized protein LOC134830617 yields the protein MNTRSQTRFQNRSLIEKLPIEMLLEIFDYLDPWSIRRCSECCTTFFHVTLRPKFKHCFELNMTEVYLASHCGIGKIFSAGSRTIRKFEKLNLNVVNFKSLPFAKNFFMRLGREILELQIYPNFMKPLLMAKETSISETKIRQNILKNFPNLRKLVVGSSKILADLQYFPKSLEEVVVSNFIFSHDNLQTDYVDMVKIKKGATGLKKLIFSSISYVCFFLKEFSYKNQKFSDEMFKIIHELGGIYTLQSYETKCNVLDHAIVEPKCITGLTLNYLTRIPFDSLAKFPNLESIDLKIYREIATDCILDHEQALPDLSRVKKFKMNVNPGLICDTCTSKLFGSLPNLTHFEFKGTLSDAQARVIFANMPKLEMLELEGPIPGNFFDSAEYVEHSLEHLRNLRCLQINESRDDVAVGLHNDDLMRFSNLPNLDTLCLLQNGNFQMNGIKNLLQKCPNISNFTSQAATISPSMIQEMLRGWSRLKTLGLSLCLPLDDETLKVTKDNGRFLKYFCVSLDQPKLTFSEECSLFESIPSLNFIVLGHYMEDARFFTRSEYYEKELYLEMNSQVYDEKQLKRKIPSSNKTSKKRRLSYNSASLFNTIMRQSHENEFHHEVEDTESDDSDDSDFPNECAIA from the exons ATGAACACCAGATCCCAGACGAGATTCCAGAATCGATCGTTGATCGAAAAACTCCCAATTGAg atGTTgctggaaatttttgattatttggaTCCTTGGAGCATTCGCAGATGTTCCGAATGCTGCACGACTTTCTTCCATGTGACTCTCCGCCCGAAATTCAAGCATTGTTTCGAGCTGAACATGACCGAGGTTTACTTGGCATCGCATTGCGGCATCGGAAAAATCTTTTCAGCTGGATCGCGGACTAtcagaaaattcgaaaagttGAACTTGAACGtcgtgaatttcaaaagtctGCCATTtgcgaagaattttttcatgcgaCTCGGGCGAGAAATCTTAGAGTTGCAAATCTATCCGAATTTCATGAAGCCCTTGTTGATGGCGAAGGAAACATCGATCTCGGAGACGAAAATTCGGCAAAATatcctcaaaaattttcccaatttgCGAAAATTAGTCGTTGGTAGCAGCAAAATTCTCGCAGATTTGCAATATTTTCCAAAGTCGTTGGAAGAAGTTGTCGTTTCAAACTTCATTTTCAGCCATGACAATCTCCAAACTGATTACGTTGACATGGTAAAGATCAAAAAGGGAGCAACTGGAttaaagaaattgattttctcgAGTATTTCGTACGTTTGCTTCTTCTTGAAGGAATTTTcctacaaaaatcaaaagttttccgacgaaatgttcaaaataattcacgAACTGGGAGGAATTTATACTCTTCAATCGTATGAAACCAAATGCAACGTCCTTGATCACGCGATCGTCGAACCAAAATGCATCACTGGCTTGACTTTAAATTACCTCACTCGCATTCCATTCGATTCGTTAGCGAAATTTCCCAATTTAGAGTCAATTGATCTCAAAATCTACCGAGAAATAGCAACAGATTGCATCTTAGATCACGAACAAGCGTTGCCAGACCTTTCGCgcgtcaaaaaattcaaaatgaacgTGAATCCTGGACTGATTTGTGACACTTGCACATCGAAATTGTTCGGATCGTTGCCGAATTTGACTCATTTTGAGTTCAAAGGAACGTTGTCGGATGCACAAGCTCGTGTAATTTTCGCAAATATGCCAAAGTTGGAGATGCTTGAGCTAGAAGGTCCCATTCCaggaaacttttttgattcTGCTGAGTATGTTGAACATTCGCTGGAACATTTGAGGAATTTACGGTGTTTGCAAATTAATGAATCTAGAGATGATGTCGCTGTTGGACTCCACAACGATGATCTCATGAGGTTTTCGAACTTACCAAACTTGGACACTCTTTGTTTACTTCAAAATGGG aacttCCAAATGAATGGAATCAAAAATCTATTGCAAAAATGTCCAAATATCTCGAATTTCACATCACAAGCTGCCACAATAAGCCCATCAATGATTCAAGAAATGCTGCGAGGTTGGTCGCGTTTGAAGACACTCGGTTTGTCACTATGTTTACCGCTGGATGACGAAACTTTGAAAGTTACAAAGGACaatggtcgatttttgaaatatttttgcgtttCGCTGGATCAACCAAAATTGACGTTCTCGGAAGAATGCTCACTTTTCGAAAGCATTCCATCGTTAAATTTCATCGTATTAGGACATTATATGGAAGATGCAAGGTTTTTTACGCGTTCCGAGTATTATGAGAAGGAGTTGTATTTGGAGATGAATAGCCAGGTTTACGATGAAAAACAGTTAAAACGC AAAATTCCATCGTCAAACAAAACTTCAAAGAAAAGACGTTTATCTTACAACAGCGCATCCTTATTCAATACAATTATGAGACAATCACACGAAAATGAATTTCATCATGAAGTAGAAGATACTGAAAGTGATGATTCAGATGACTCCGATTTTCCTAACGAATGTGCCATAGCTTAA
- the LOC134832217 gene encoding EEIG family member 2 — translation MAFMMKKKKFYKFSVDFHLEELVEVPFLNAVLFAKVRLLEGGTFQEISKREEVKNHQVKWEQKFEFICKMTANASSGELEPCLLRISVRKEINGGRSYQKLGFIDLNLAEFAGAGVTSRRCLLEGYNTRHRQDNSMLRIKVKMTMLSGDILFKAPPSSMKTTQDTTSGDTVGILVTTNEPQISASRPNSTGQAIITNVASSGGGSVGGNEDASSASDSSGFGSLRTTKNKPSSISGIRTSSDQCLPIIDTTTTTTTTNSTNIFSSCSTDPQGITDSGISESSDQLSSSQEHASLPNPTITSINAGHAAAAAVNATHSRNSSNTSQMSSGGKGSGSQHSRQSSEGTGSLTTNDTGSLDRMKMAAERRKNKSALDTNSVPSVSDIVEGTRVNPVSAIDEIFQTEQLNSRLDQLEESSHETTGLQLYIGADGRTVFLSPQLLK, via the coding sequence ATGGCATTcatgatgaagaagaagaaattttacaaattttccgtGGACTTCCATTTGGAGGAGTTGGTTGAAGTGCCATTTCTGAATGCCGTGCTGTTCGCCAAAGTTCGTTTGCTGGAGGGCGGCACATTTCAGGAGATCAGTAAGCGGGAAGAGGTGAAAAATCACCAAGTCAAGTGGGaacaaaagtttgaatttatcTGCAAAATGACGGCGAATGCGTCGTCGGGCGAGCTGGAGCCGTGCCTGCTGCGGATATCGGTGCGCAAGGAGATCAACGGGGGTCGCAGTTACCAAAAATTAGGATTTATAGATTTAAATTTGGCGGAATTCGCGGGTGCTGGTGTCACGTCGCGTCGCTGTCTGCTCGAGGGCTACAACACGAGACATCGACAGGACAACTCGATGTTGCggataaaagtgaaaatgacGATGCTCAGTGGTGATATTTTGTTCAAGGCGCCGCCCTCGAGCATGAAAACGACGCAAGATACGACATCGGGCGACACAGTAGGCATTCTCGTGACCACCAACGAGCCCCAAATAAGTGCTAGCAGACCAAATTCGACGGGCCAGGCGATTATCACGAATGTCGCGAGTAGCGGCGGGGGCAGCGTGGGCGGCAACGAAGATGCCAGCAGTGCTTCCGATTCGTCGGGCTTCGGATCGCTGCGTACGACAAAAAACAAACCATCCTCCATTTCGGGCATCCGAACCTCTTCCGACCAATGTCTCCCGATTATCgatacgacaacgacgacgacgacgacaaactcCACAAACATCTTCTCCTCCTGCTCCACAGATCCGCAGGGCATTACCGACTCCGGTATCTCCGAGTCTTCGGATCAACTTTCCTCGTCGCAGGAACACGCTAGTCTACCAAATCCAACGATAACGAGCATCAATGCGGGCCATGCTGCGGCAGCGGCGGTAAATGCGACGCATTCGCGCAATTCGAGTAACACGAGTCAAATGTCGTCGGGCGGCAAGGGCAGCGGCAGTCAGCATTCGCGACAAAGCTCCGAAGGCACCGGATCGCTCACGACAAACGACACGGGCAGCTTGGATCGCATGAAAATGGCGGCGGAACGCCGTAAAAACAAAAGCGCCTTAGACACAAACTCCGTGCCAAGCGTCTCGGATATCGTGGAGGGCACGCGAGTTAATCCAGTTAGTGCAATTGATGAGATTTTCCAAACGGAGCAGCTGAATTCGCGCTTGGACCAGCTCGAGGAATCGTCGCACGAGACAACGGGCCTCCAACTTTACATTGGAGCGGATGGTCGAACGGTTTTCCTCTCGCCGCAACTGCTCAAATGA
- the LOC134828503 gene encoding glucose dehydrogenase [FAD, quinone] → MVLAITKSLPIIGWAAGTAAHLTALTGLVSKSLKAATAIVGLGKIAAIPTLLVALAYFNYDLFDPENRPFTVEEAQPEYDFVVVGGGTAGSILASRLSEVANWKVLLIEAGGHETDISDVPILSLYLHKSKLDWKYRTQPQNTACQAMQDNRCCWTRGKVLGGSSVLNTMLYVRGNKRDFDLWAALGNPGWSYEEILPYFRKSEDQRNPYLARNKRQHGVGGYMTVQDSPYNTPLGPAFLQAGEEMGYDIVDINGEQQTGFAFFQFTMRRGSRLSMAKGFLRPVRLRKNLDIILYSQVTKILFDESGKIARGVEFYRKGKYFKTYAKREVILSAGTINSPQLLMLSGIGPAQHLSSVGITPTVDLPGVGQNIQDHIAVGGLMFQIDQPISTVINRLVNINSAIRYAATEDGPLTTNIGLESVAFINTKYANASDDWPDIEFMMTSGSTPSDGGSQVKRAHGLKSEFYDDMYSKLNHRDVFGIFPMMLRPKSRGFIKLASKNPHRYPLIYHNYLTHPDDVDVLREGVKTALALGETQAMKRFGARFYDKQVPNCRHLPMFTDEYWNCHIRQYTMTIYHMSGSCKMGPYDDKLAVVDHELRVHGVQNLRVIDASIMPAITNGNINAPVAMIAEKGADMIKQAWASAAV, encoded by the exons ATGGTGCTCGCCATAACAAAAAGTCTGCCAATTATTGGATGGGCAGCGGGAACAGCTGCTCATTTGACGGCATTAACGGGACTCGTTTCGAAATCGCTCAAAGCGGCAACGGCGATCGTGGGTTTGGGAAAAATTGCCGCAATTCCAACGTTACTCGTTGCCTTGGCTTACTTCAATTACGACCTCTTTGATCCGGAAAATCGACCGTTTACCGTGGAAGAGGCGCAACCGGAATACGATTTTGTCGTTGTTGGCGGCGGAACTGCCGGAAGCATCTTGGCAAGTCGCTTGAGTGAAGTGGCGAATTGGAAAGTGCTGCTGATTGAGGCAGGCGGGCACGAAACCGACATCTCGGATGTGCCAATTTTGTCGCTGTATCTGCACAAAAGCAAGTTGGATTGGAAGTACAG AACACAACCACAAAACACAGCATGTCAAGCAATGCAGGATAACAGATGTTGCTGGACTCGCGGAAAAGTCTTAGGAGGCTCATCGGTGCTTAACACAATGTTATATGTTCGCGGAAACAAACGAGATTTTGATTTGTGGGCTGCTTTGGGTAATCCCGGATGGtcatatgaagaaattttaccgTATTTCCGAAAGTCTGAGGACCAAAGAAATCCCTATTTGGCACGAAATAAGCGTCAACACGGCGTCGGCGGATACATGACTGTGCAAGATAGTCCCTATAATACTCCTTTAG gTCCCGCATTTTTACAAGCTGGCGAAGAAATGGGTTACGACATCGTCGACATCAACGGCGAACAACAAACTGGCTTTGCATTTTTCCAGTTTACGATGCGACGAGGCTCTCGTCTCAGCATGGCTAAAGGTTTCCTTCGTCCTGTGCGCCTTCGCAAAAATTTGGACATCATTTTGTACTCGCAAGTGACGAAAATTCTCTTTGACGAAAGCGGCAAAATCGCTCGCGGCGTCGAGTTCTAcagaaaaggaaaatatttcaaaacttacgCAAAACGCGAAGTAATTCTCTCAGCTGGAACGATAAATTCGCCTCAATTGCTGATGTTATCGGGCATTGGACCGGCGCAACATTTGAGCTCTGTGGGCATCACTCCGACCGTTGATTTGCCCGGCGTTGGGCAAAATATTCAAGATCACATTGCCGTTGGAGGGCTCATGTTCCAGATCGACCAACCCATTAGTACGGTGATAAATCGTCTTGTGAACATAAATTCCGCTATTCGGTATGCGGCGACGGAAGATGGACCGCTAACGACAAATATTGGATTGGAATCTGTCGCTTTTATCAACACAAAATACGCAAATGCCTCCGACGATTGGCCCGATATCGAATTTATGATGACTTCAGGTTCGACCCCATCCGATGGAGGAAGTCAAGTCAAAAGAGCTCATGGCTTAAAATCCGAATTTTATGACGACATGTACTCAAAATTGAATCATCGTGACGTTTTCGGGATTTTTCCGATGATGTTGCGCccaaagtcacgtggtttcatTAAACTTGCGTCGAAAAATCCGCATCGCTATCCCTTAATTTACCACAATTATTTGACGCATCCCGATGATGTCGACGTTTTGCGTGAAGGAGTCAAAACAGCTCTCGCTTTAGGTGAAACGCAAGCAATGAAACGCTTCGGAGCACGGTTTTACGACAAACAAGTGCCGAATTGTAGACACTTACCGATGTTCACAGATGAATATTGGAATTGCCACATTCGGCAGTACACAATGACAATTTATCACATGTCGGGTTCCTGCAAAATGGGACCGTATGACGACAAACTGGCAGTTGTCGATCACGAGCTGAGGGTTCATGGCGTGCAAAATTTGCGCGTAATTGATGCAAGTATCATGCCAGCGATTACGAATGGGAATATTAATGCACCGGTAGCGATGATCGCCGAAAAAGGAGCTGACATGATTAAACAAGCGTGGGCGTCGGCAGCAGTGTga
- the LOC134830889 gene encoding double-strand break repair protein MRE11, with translation MDEHENGESSAGSINPDDVVNILLASDIHLGYKEDDKERGQDSFNAFEEVLQIAVAKNVDFILLGGDLFDKANPSTYCLNRCLMLLRTYCMGGDKPILIEFLSDQRVNFKESLNQTVNYEDENLNISIPVFSIHGNHDDASCSGNLSALDILSTSGLVNYFGKLTNLQNLEVNPIMLQKGQTKIAIYGLSYIQDNRLTRLFDDKKVKLALPENTDTDWFNIFVLHQNRANRGMKNYLPEESLPEFLDFVVWGHEHDCRIEPEQNSKKRFFVCQPGSTVATSLAGGEAGVKKCALLQIHQKNFKLEPITLQSVRPFVFDTISIGDVIANNDSFQFGRGTMEEKVQNLAREKIKEMLKKCEELRTGHPKQPKLPLIRLRIEVTETNQMFQIVRFGQAYGKIVANSDDMILFKRQIKRRTKDDVKVDKEAIEEAFLVETEQKVNKVEDVVKRYFDDADDDMKMKLLSMDAMAELTRCIIAGTSKSDTIFDFYLKEGQKFVDGCAEEDFEQKLADFRAQEEQVFKGLLHVLDTERREAPQDDPEGDEEEDESPVAMPATKATRGRGRGTTTTKAATTTRGRGRGRGANSTTTKQNTTKKALNVSVSNTSRASKGGKGVVVLSSDESD, from the exons ATGGATGAACACGAAAATGGCGAATCCTCTGCTGGTTCCATCAATCCAGATGATGTCGTAAATATCCTTTTAGCGAGTGATATTCATTTAg gttacaAAGAAGACGACAAAGAACGCGGTCAAGATTCCTTCAACGCCTTCGAAGAAGTCCTTCAAATCGCCGTCGCCAAAAATGTCGATTTCATCTTGCTCGGCGGCGATCTCTTCGACAAAGCAAATCCCAGCACGTACTGTCTCAATCGCTGCCTGATGCTCCTCCGCACGTACTGCATGGGCGGCGACAAGCCCATTCTCATCGAATTCCTCAGCGATCAACGTGTCAACTTCAAAGAATCTCTCAACCAAACCGTCAACTACGAAGACGAAAACTTGAACATTTCCATTCCTGTTTTTTCCATCCATGGCAATCACGATGACGCCAGTTGTTCGGGAAATTTGAGCGCTTTGGACATTTTGAGCACTTCCGGGCTGGTAAATTACTTTGGAAAACtcacaaatttacaaaatttggaaGTAAATCCGATCATGTTGCAAAAGGGACAGACAAAAATTGCCATTTACGGCCTGAGTTACATCCAGGACAATCGATTAACGCGACTTTTTGACGATAAAAAGGTCAAACTTGCACTGCCCGAGAACACAGACACGGATTGGTTCAATATTTTCGTGTTGCATCAAAATCGGGCGAATCGcggaatgaaaaattacctcCCTGAAGAGTCTTTGCCGGAATTTTTGGACTTTGTTGTGTGGGGTCACGAGCACGATTGTCGCATTGAGCCCGAACAAAATAGTAAAAAGCGGTTTTTTGTCTGTCAACCGGGATCGACAGTCGCTACTTCACTCGCAGGAGGCGAAGCGGGCGtcaaaaaatgcgctttaCTCCAAATTCATCAGAAAAACTTCAAACTTGAACCGATCACGTTGCAAAGTGTTCGTCCCTTTGTCTTTGACACAATTTCCATCGGCGACGTAATCGCCAATAACGATTCTTTTCAATTTGGGCGCGGTACGATGgaggaaaaagttcaaaatttggcacgtgaaaaaatcaaagaaatgttgaaaaaatgcgAGGAATTGCGAACAGGTCATCCGAAACAACCAAAATTGCCGTTAATTCGTCTCCGCATCGAAGTCACGGAAACCAATCAAATGTTCCAAATTGTCCGTTTCGGGCAGGCTTACGGAAAAATTGTCGCAAATTCGGACGACATGATCCTGTTCAAGCGTCAAATCAAGCGACGCACCAAAGATGACGTCAAAGTCGACAAGGAAGCGATCGAGGAAGCGTTTCTCGTGGAAACCGAACAAAAAGTCAACAAAGTCGAGGATGTGGTAAAGCGATATTTCGACGACGCGGATGACGATATGAAGATGAAACTCCTTTCCATGGATGCCATGGCGGAATTGACGCGTTGTATCATTGCCGGCACCAGCAAAAGTGAcacaattttcgatttttatctcAAAGAAGGGCAGAAGTTCGTTGATGGCTGCGCCGAAGAAGATTTCGAACAAAAACTCGCAGATTTTCGAGCGCAAGAAGAACAAGTTTTTAAGGGATTGTTGCACGTTTTGGACACGGAACGTCGTGAAGCGCCACAAGATGACCCCGAAGGTGACGAGGAAGAAGATGAAAGTCCCGTTGCGATGCCAGCAACTAAAGCAACGCGTGGTAGAGGCAGAGGAACGACAACGACCAAAGCAGCGACAACGACAAGAGGTCGGGGAAGAGGAAGAGGAGCGAATAGTACGACAACGAAGCAAAATACGACGAAAAAAGCGTTGAATGTGAGCGTTTCAAACACAAGTCGTGCGAGTAAGGGAGGAAAAGGGGTTGTTGTTTTGTCTTCGGATGAATCggattga